A genomic region of Ictidomys tridecemlineatus isolate mIctTri1 chromosome 10, mIctTri1.hap1, whole genome shotgun sequence contains the following coding sequences:
- the Mpv17l gene encoding mpv17-like protein isoform X5, whose product MAGWWRALPRAAQRYPWPTNVLLYAGLFSAGDALQQRLRGGPADWRQTRRVATLAVTFHANFNYVWLRLLERALPGRAPRVVLTKVLCDQLFGGPIALSAFYVDRSDVLAFCTADQLRPGSRPLEDSLHWTLWFPLGHLPLLFPAERRWHFAVSIRLPSQKRGRCGRKAPREVRRQGPP is encoded by the exons ATGGCTGGATGGTGGCGCGCGCTGCCGCGCGCGGCCCAGCGCTACCCGTGGCCCACCAACGTCCTGCTGTACGCCGGGCTCTTCTCGGCCGGCGACGCGCTCCAGCAGCGGCTGCGGGGCGGCCCGGCAGACTGGCGCCAGACGCGGCGCGTGGCCACCCTGGCCGTGACCTTCCACGCCAACTTCAACTACGTGTGGCTGCGCCTGCTGGAGCGCGCGCTGCCCGGCCGTGCGCCGCGCGTGGTCCTGACCAAGGTGCTGTGCGACCAGCTGTTCGGAGGGCCCATCGCCCTCTCGGCCTTCTATGTCG ACAGGTCTGATGTACTGGCCTTTTGTACAG CTGACCAACTTCGGCCTGGTTCCCGTCCACTGGAGGACAGCTTACACTGGACTCTGTGGTTTCCTCTGGGCCACCTTCCTCTGCTTTTCCCAGCAGAGCGGCGATGGCACTTTGCAGTCAGCATTCGCCTTCCTTCACAGAAAAGAGGCCGATGTGGGAGGAAGGCACCCAGGGAAGTGAGGAGGCAGGGCCCCCCTTAA
- the Mpv17l gene encoding mpv17-like protein isoform X4 produces MVARAAARGPALPVAHQRPAVRRALLGRRRAPAAAAGRPGRLAPDAARGHPGRDLPRQLQLRVAAPAGARAARPCAARGPDQGMSILQEKDDVLLDLKQKFWNTYKTGLMYWPFVQLTNFGLVPVHWRTAYTGLCGFLWATFLCFSQQSGDGTLQSAFAFLHRKEADVGGRHPGK; encoded by the exons ATGGTGGCGCGCGCTGCCGCGCGCGGCCCAGCGCTACCCGTGGCCCACCAACGTCCTGCTGTACGCCGGGCTCTTCTCGGCCGGCGACGCGCTCCAGCAGCGGCTGCGGGGCGGCCCGGCAGACTGGCGCCAGACGCGGCGCGTGGCCACCCTGGCCGTGACCTTCCACGCCAACTTCAACTACGTGTGGCTGCGCCTGCTGGAGCGCGCGCTGCCCGGCCGTGCGCCGCGCGTGGTCCTGACCAAG GTATGAGCATTCTTCAGGAAAAGGATGACGTACTTTTGGACTTGAAACAGAAATTTTGGAACACGTATAAG ACAGGTCTGATGTACTGGCCTTTTGTACAG CTGACCAACTTCGGCCTGGTTCCCGTCCACTGGAGGACAGCTTACACTGGACTCTGTGGTTTCCTCTGGGCCACCTTCCTCTGCTTTTCCCAGCAGAGCGGCGATGGCACTTTGCAGTCAGCATTCGCCTTCCTTCACAGAAAAGAGGCCGATGTGGGAGGAAGGCACCCAGGGAAGTGA
- the Mpv17l gene encoding mpv17-like protein isoform X1, with amino-acid sequence MAGWWRALPRAAQRYPWPTNVLLYAGLFSAGDALQQRLRGGPADWRQTRRVATLAVTFHANFNYVWLRLLERALPGRAPRVVLTKVLCDQLFGGPIALSAFYVGMSILQEKDDVLLDLKQKFWNTYKSQCFQVCLLLSPCEKNLLNATETGLMYWPFVQLTNFGLVPVHWRTAYTGLCGFLWATFLCFSQQSGDGTLQSAFAFLHRKEADVGGRHPGK; translated from the exons ATGGCTGGATGGTGGCGCGCGCTGCCGCGCGCGGCCCAGCGCTACCCGTGGCCCACCAACGTCCTGCTGTACGCCGGGCTCTTCTCGGCCGGCGACGCGCTCCAGCAGCGGCTGCGGGGCGGCCCGGCAGACTGGCGCCAGACGCGGCGCGTGGCCACCCTGGCCGTGACCTTCCACGCCAACTTCAACTACGTGTGGCTGCGCCTGCTGGAGCGCGCGCTGCCCGGCCGTGCGCCGCGCGTGGTCCTGACCAAGGTGCTGTGCGACCAGCTGTTCGGAGGGCCCATCGCCCTCTCGGCCTTCTATGTCG GTATGAGCATTCTTCAGGAAAAGGATGACGTACTTTTGGACTTGAAACAGAAATTTTGGAACACGTATAAG AGCCAGTGTTTCCAGGTGTGCCTTCTGCTGAGTCCTTGTGAAAAGAATCTTCTTAATGCCACAGAG ACAGGTCTGATGTACTGGCCTTTTGTACAG CTGACCAACTTCGGCCTGGTTCCCGTCCACTGGAGGACAGCTTACACTGGACTCTGTGGTTTCCTCTGGGCCACCTTCCTCTGCTTTTCCCAGCAGAGCGGCGATGGCACTTTGCAGTCAGCATTCGCCTTCCTTCACAGAAAAGAGGCCGATGTGGGAGGAAGGCACCCAGGGAAGTGA
- the Mpv17l gene encoding mpv17-like protein isoform X3, protein MVARAAARGPALPVAHQRPAVRRALLGRRRAPAAAAGRPGRLAPDAARGHPGRDLPRQLQLRVAAPAGARAARPCAARGPDQGMSILQEKDDVLLDLKQKFWNTYKSQCFQVCLLLSPCEKNLLNATETGLMYWPFVQLTNFGLVPVHWRTAYTGLCGFLWATFLCFSQQSGDGTLQSAFAFLHRKEADVGGRHPGK, encoded by the exons ATGGTGGCGCGCGCTGCCGCGCGCGGCCCAGCGCTACCCGTGGCCCACCAACGTCCTGCTGTACGCCGGGCTCTTCTCGGCCGGCGACGCGCTCCAGCAGCGGCTGCGGGGCGGCCCGGCAGACTGGCGCCAGACGCGGCGCGTGGCCACCCTGGCCGTGACCTTCCACGCCAACTTCAACTACGTGTGGCTGCGCCTGCTGGAGCGCGCGCTGCCCGGCCGTGCGCCGCGCGTGGTCCTGACCAAG GTATGAGCATTCTTCAGGAAAAGGATGACGTACTTTTGGACTTGAAACAGAAATTTTGGAACACGTATAAG AGCCAGTGTTTCCAGGTGTGCCTTCTGCTGAGTCCTTGTGAAAAGAATCTTCTTAATGCCACAGAG ACAGGTCTGATGTACTGGCCTTTTGTACAG CTGACCAACTTCGGCCTGGTTCCCGTCCACTGGAGGACAGCTTACACTGGACTCTGTGGTTTCCTCTGGGCCACCTTCCTCTGCTTTTCCCAGCAGAGCGGCGATGGCACTTTGCAGTCAGCATTCGCCTTCCTTCACAGAAAAGAGGCCGATGTGGGAGGAAGGCACCCAGGGAAGTGA
- the Mpv17l gene encoding mpv17-like protein isoform X2 translates to MAGWWRALPRAAQRYPWPTNVLLYAGLFSAGDALQQRLRGGPADWRQTRRVATLAVTFHANFNYVWLRLLERALPGRAPRVVLTKVLCDQLFGGPIALSAFYVGMSILQEKDDVLLDLKQKFWNTYKTGLMYWPFVQLTNFGLVPVHWRTAYTGLCGFLWATFLCFSQQSGDGTLQSAFAFLHRKEADVGGRHPGK, encoded by the exons ATGGCTGGATGGTGGCGCGCGCTGCCGCGCGCGGCCCAGCGCTACCCGTGGCCCACCAACGTCCTGCTGTACGCCGGGCTCTTCTCGGCCGGCGACGCGCTCCAGCAGCGGCTGCGGGGCGGCCCGGCAGACTGGCGCCAGACGCGGCGCGTGGCCACCCTGGCCGTGACCTTCCACGCCAACTTCAACTACGTGTGGCTGCGCCTGCTGGAGCGCGCGCTGCCCGGCCGTGCGCCGCGCGTGGTCCTGACCAAGGTGCTGTGCGACCAGCTGTTCGGAGGGCCCATCGCCCTCTCGGCCTTCTATGTCG GTATGAGCATTCTTCAGGAAAAGGATGACGTACTTTTGGACTTGAAACAGAAATTTTGGAACACGTATAAG ACAGGTCTGATGTACTGGCCTTTTGTACAG CTGACCAACTTCGGCCTGGTTCCCGTCCACTGGAGGACAGCTTACACTGGACTCTGTGGTTTCCTCTGGGCCACCTTCCTCTGCTTTTCCCAGCAGAGCGGCGATGGCACTTTGCAGTCAGCATTCGCCTTCCTTCACAGAAAAGAGGCCGATGTGGGAGGAAGGCACCCAGGGAAGTGA